One stretch of Phycisphaerae bacterium DNA includes these proteins:
- a CDS encoding DUF4838 domain-containing protein — translation MASTVPAPTTAADIVVVENGASAYRIVTPDNASPAETYAASELQTYLTQIADVKLPRVAEGEAAAGPAFYVGKCKRLDKTLLEQADKLGTDGVVVKSSDKDFVLLGKDNRGQVYAAYVFLERFCGCRFLAPDCTITPKQPKLTLPDIDYRYAPPFVYRDDLYHDVSDWQFAARLKLNGANIWQCLGQPVPDTQGRFTGVLIWPFVHTAAAIAPGNVYFATHPEYYSLVGGKRICEAISGQLCFTNPNVIELAKTQALKWIEQTPNLTAVDISQNDAWPGRWGCCECETCMAVVKEEDAQHGTILRLVNAVADAVKAKYPDKYVETLAYQYSIAAPKVTRPRDNVIIRLCHHACYFHGIGDEELSKPYRAAIDDWRKIAKSIWVWHYGVNFWDYLAPNPNLNGLVDDIRYYAAHGVNGVMLQGNLQGSGSELSNFRQYLTAQLLWDPNQDPMKIRSEFCAGYYGPVSDEVMAFLALMDAFGKEIKVHIPMNGWHPQEITPPEFVAKGLAILNAAYGRTEDVAVRNRLEKLLVPLWHMQLSFPDKYGLRPADAPALLQRFKKALEANRITFWSEGGPSANMLAQYDKMYGKKTP, via the coding sequence ATGGCATCGACGGTGCCGGCACCCACGACGGCAGCGGATATCGTGGTTGTGGAAAACGGGGCGTCAGCGTATCGGATCGTCACCCCGGACAACGCCTCACCCGCCGAAACCTACGCGGCTTCGGAGCTTCAGACCTACCTCACCCAGATCGCAGACGTCAAGCTCCCGCGGGTGGCCGAAGGTGAAGCCGCAGCCGGACCCGCATTCTACGTCGGAAAGTGCAAACGACTCGACAAGACCCTCCTGGAACAGGCGGACAAGCTGGGAACCGACGGCGTGGTCGTCAAGTCCTCGGACAAGGACTTCGTCCTGCTGGGCAAGGACAACCGCGGCCAAGTGTACGCAGCCTACGTGTTCCTGGAGCGATTCTGCGGGTGCCGGTTCCTGGCCCCCGATTGCACCATCACCCCCAAACAACCGAAGCTCACCCTGCCCGACATCGACTACCGATACGCACCCCCCTTCGTTTATCGCGACGACCTCTATCACGACGTGTCCGACTGGCAGTTCGCGGCTCGATTGAAGCTCAACGGGGCCAACATCTGGCAATGCCTCGGCCAGCCCGTTCCCGACACCCAGGGACGGTTCACCGGCGTGCTCATCTGGCCGTTTGTCCATACGGCGGCGGCTATTGCCCCGGGAAACGTGTACTTCGCAACACACCCCGAATACTACAGCCTGGTCGGCGGCAAACGAATCTGCGAGGCGATCAGCGGACAGCTGTGCTTCACCAACCCGAACGTGATCGAACTCGCCAAAACCCAGGCCCTCAAGTGGATCGAACAGACGCCGAACCTCACCGCCGTCGATATCTCCCAGAACGACGCCTGGCCGGGTAGGTGGGGATGCTGCGAGTGTGAGACCTGCATGGCCGTGGTCAAGGAAGAGGACGCTCAGCATGGGACGATCCTGCGGCTGGTCAACGCCGTGGCCGATGCAGTCAAGGCCAAGTACCCGGACAAGTACGTCGAGACCCTTGCCTATCAGTACTCCATCGCCGCACCCAAGGTCACCAGGCCGCGCGATAACGTCATCATCCGCCTCTGCCACCACGCCTGTTATTTCCACGGTATCGGCGACGAGGAGCTGAGCAAGCCGTATCGAGCGGCCATCGACGACTGGCGAAAGATCGCCAAGAGCATCTGGGTGTGGCATTACGGGGTGAACTTCTGGGACTACCTGGCACCCAACCCGAACCTGAACGGTCTGGTGGACGATATCCGATACTACGCGGCCCACGGAGTGAACGGCGTGATGCTGCAGGGCAACCTCCAGGGATCAGGGTCCGAGCTGTCCAACTTCCGCCAGTACCTCACCGCCCAGCTGCTCTGGGATCCGAACCAGGACCCCATGAAGATCCGTTCGGAGTTCTGCGCGGGCTACTACGGACCCGTGTCCGACGAGGTGATGGCGTTCCTGGCCCTGATGGATGCGTTCGGCAAAGAGATCAAGGTGCACATCCCGATGAACGGCTGGCATCCCCAGGAGATCACCCCGCCCGAATTCGTCGCGAAAGGACTGGCTATCCTCAACGCAGCCTATGGCCGAACCGAAGACGTGGCCGTGCGCAACCGCCTGGAGAAGCTGCTGGTTCCGCTGTGGCACATGCAGCTCAGCTTCCCTGACAAGTACGGACTGCGCCCCGCGGACGCCCCGGCGCTCCTGCAGAGGTTCAAGAAGGCACTCGAAGCCAACCGGATTACCTTCTGGAGCGAAGGCGGCCCCAGCGCGAATATGCTCGCCCAGTACGACAAGATGTACGGGAAGAAGACGCCGTGA